A region from the Alnus glutinosa chromosome 5, dhAlnGlut1.1, whole genome shotgun sequence genome encodes:
- the LOC133869062 gene encoding protein FAR-RED IMPAIRED RESPONSE 1-like — protein MDLSQPALTLNSLCEDDCLLTHEQLDDVVPIEMDPQNDENEIIGDEQLNDGVDSCCSKLNKQCEDDCLLRHEQLDDVVPIEMDPQNDENETIADEQLNDGVDSCRSKLKLIDKDKNVKEPKNGMLFGSIEELHEYYRNYAKQEGFGVVQKKKKKDENGDVHYITLACARKARYFRCHKKLDPATKRNLDIDDRAGIRTNKIYNSLAVEVGGYENLTFGEKECRNYIAKSRRLRLGTGGAAALRDYFDRMRKVNDDFYFDMDVDDECRLKNVFWADARSRSSYEDFGDVVTFDTTYLTNKYEMPFAPFVGVNHHGQSMLLGAALISSEDTATFVWLFKAWLKCMKGRAPGAIITDQDRAMKSAIKKVFPNTRHRFCLWLLLKKLPEKFGSHLQYKAIKSAIRNCVYNSQTCDEFDASWQTLLECYNLEDNAWLHGLYNERTFWVPAYLKDVFWTGMTTTQRSESMNAFFDGYVHSSTSLKEFVD, from the exons ATGGACTTGTCACAACCAGCCTTGACCTTGAATTCACTATGTGAAGATGATTGTTTGTTGACACATgaacaacttgatgatgttgttCCCATCGaaatggaccctcaaaatg atgaaaatgaaattattgGGGATGAACAGTTGAATGATGGTGTGGACAGTTGTTGTTCCAAGCTCAACAAACAATGCGAAGATGATTGTTTGTTGAGACATgaacaacttgatgatgttgttCCCATCGaaatggaccctcaaaatg ATGAAAATGAAACTATTGCGGATGAACAGTTGAATGATGGTGTGGACAGTTGTCGTTCCAAGCTCAAGCTCatagataaagataaaaatgttaAGGAACCTAAGAATGGGATGTTGTTTGGCTCTATAGAGGAACTTCATGAATATTATAGAAATTATGCTAAGCAagagggttttggtgtggtacagaagaagaaaaaaaaggatgaaaatggagATGTACATTACATCACTCTAGCATGTGCTC GAAAAGCGAGATATTTTAGATGCCACAAGAAGTTGGATCCTGCTACGAAGAGGAACCTTGATATAGATGATAGAGCTGGAATCCGTACGAACAAGATCTATAACTCGCTAGCTGTTGAAGTGGGGGGGTATGAAAATCTTACTTTTGGAGAGAAAGAGTGTCGCAATTATATTGCGAAATCAAGACGTCTTCGCCTTGGCACAGGAGGTGCTGCAGCACTTCGTGACTATTTTGATAGAATGCGGAAAGTGAATGATGATTTCTATTTTGATATGGACGTGGATGATGAGTGTCggttgaaaaatgtgttttgggctgatgcacgaaGTAGGTCATCATATGAAGATTTCGGTGATGTGGTTACATTTGACACAACATATTTGACCAACAAATACGAAATGCCATTTGCCCCTTTTGTAGGAGTTaatcatcatggtcaatcaATGCTTTTAGGGGCGGCATTAATTTCAAGTGAGGATACAGcaacatttgtttggttgtttaagGCATGGTTGAAATGCATGAAGGGCCGAGCGCCAGGGGCAATTATTACAGATCAAGATCGGGCTATGAAAAGTGCAATTAAGAAGGTTTTTCCGAATACCCgacatagattttgtttatggctgtTACTGAAAAAACTTCCAGAAAAATTTGGATCACATTTACAGTACAAGGCCATTAAGAGTGCCATACGAAATTGTGTGTATAATTCTCAGACATGTGACGAGTTTGATGCAAGTTGGCAGACCCTACTTGAGTGTTATAATCTGGAGGATAATGCATGGCTACATGGTTTATACAATGAACGGACTTTCTGGGTACCGGCATATTTAAAAGATGTATTTTGGACCGGCATGACTACCACACAACGCAGTGAGAGTATGAATGCATTCtttgatggttatgtgcacTCGTCCACCTCATTGAAGGAATTTGTAGATTAA